The following nucleotide sequence is from Kiritimatiella glycovorans.
GGCAATGCCTTTCCGGGCATTTCGACGCGTTTCTGGAGCTATACGAGGAACAATACCAGCCCCGGTACGGCTTCCTGCGCCCCATCATCCCGGAGGTCGTCAACAAGTTCCTCGACTGCGGCGACCTGGAGCGCGGCTTCGCCCGCGTGCGCTGCGACGACTGCAAGCATGAATACCTGCTCGCCTTCTCCTGCAAAGGGCGCTGGTTCTGCCCCTCGTGCCACCTGCCTGCGCCGAAGCGGCTTCGGCAGGCAGGCCAGAAGAAAGTCCAGCTCTTCGGCGCGCTTGTCACCGAGACCATCCTGTTCCCAGTACCCCACCGGCACTTCACCTTCGCCCTGCCCAAGATGTTGCGCATCTACTTCCGCCACGACCGCGATCTGCTCAAAGACCTGTGCCGGATCGCCCACGAGTGCCTGCTCGAATACCTGCGCACCACGCTCAATCTAACCGAGGGCCTGCCCGGCATCGTCATGGCGATCCACACCTTCGGCGAATACCTGGACTTCCACCCGCACCTGCACGCACTCGTTGCCGACGGCCTGTTCGTGCGCTCGGGCCTGTTCTATGTCCTGCCCGATGTCAGCCTCAAGCCGCTGGAGGAATTGTTCCGGGCTCGGGTCATCACGTTTCTGGTGGACAAGGGGCTTCTGCCGCCCGAGCGGGCGAACATGCTGCGCGGCTGGGTACATTCCGGGTTCAACGTGCATCGCAGCCGACGCGTGCTGCCCGACGAGCGTGAAGACCTGGAGCGTCTGGCCCAGTACATCATCAGGAACCCCTTCTCCGTCGAGAAAATGCAGGTCAACCCGTCCGGCGGGACGATCTTGTACCGCTCCGGCATGAACCCGAAGATCCGGCGCAACTTCGAGGTCTTCACCCCCTGCGACTTCATAGCGGCGATAACCCAGCACATCCCGGACAAGAGCTTCCAACTCGTCCGCTACTACGGA
It contains:
- a CDS encoding IS91 family transposase; this encodes MVDQVYRPRRPKASPLWQCLSGHFDAFLELYEEQYQPRYGFLRPIIPEVVNKFLDCGDLERGFARVRCDDCKHEYLLAFSCKGRWFCPSCHLPAPKRLRQAGQKKVQLFGALVTETILFPVPHRHFTFALPKMLRIYFRHDRDLLKDLCRIAHECLLEYLRTTLNLTEGLPGIVMAIHTFGEYLDFHPHLHALVADGLFVRSGLFYVLPDVSLKPLEELFRARVITFLVDKGLLPPERANMLRGWVHSGFNVHRSRRVLPDEREDLERLAQYIIRNPFSVEKMQVNPSGGTILYRSGMNPKIRRNFEVFTPCDFIAAITQHIPDKSFQLVRYYGWYSNKMRGQRDKQAAEEAKAPGQAVQIIDVSDHKPRRIPSPKWRELIKKVWEADPLLCPRCAHEMRIVSLIDDRAVIEQILRHLGLWEEGVRVHTGADPPTATVVEPWLDDPFPDYDTVPVLFAN